One Setaria viridis chromosome 7, Setaria_viridis_v4.0, whole genome shotgun sequence genomic region harbors:
- the LOC117863686 gene encoding polyadenylate-binding protein 2 yields the protein MAAQVAAAVVANGSAGAVPAVVSPGAVGVGVGVAQPLPTTSLYVGDLEGSVTDSQLYELFSQAGQVVSVRVCRDVTSRRSLGYAYVNFSNPMDAARALEVLNFALLNSKPIRVMYSNRDPSSRRSGSANIFIKNLDKTIDNKTLHETFSTFGTILSCKVAMDEVGQSKGFGFVQYEKEEAAQAAIKSLNGMLINDKPVFVGPFLRKQERDHSFDKTKFNNVFVKNLSESTTREDLVKIFGEYGSITSAVVMIGMDGKSKCFGFINFENPDAAARAVQELNGKKINDKEWYVGRAQKKSEREMELKRRFEQSLKDAADKYQGLNLYLKNLDDSIGDDQLRELFSNFGKITSCKVMCDQNGLSKGSGFVAFSTREEASQALTEMNGKMISGKPLYVAFAQRKEDRKAMLQAQFSQMRPPVPMTPTLAPRLPMYPPMAPQQLFYGQAPPAMIPPQPGYGFQQQLVPGMRPGGPHMPNYFVPVVQQGQQGPRPGMRRGAGAQGQQPVPSFQQQMVPRARMYRYPTGRNMPEAPAMPGVAGGMIQPYDMGGFPVRDAALSPSAQIGTLTSALANATPEQQRTILGENLYPLVEQLEPNQAAKVTGMLLEMDQTEVLHLLESPEALKSKVAEAMDVLRNVAHQQNPNTPTSQLAALSLTEGIIS from the exons atggcggcgcaagtggcggcggcggtggtggcgaacgGGAGCGCGGGCGCTGTCCCCGCGGTGGTGTCGCCGGGGGCGGTCGGCGTCGGGGTCGGCGTGGCGCAGCCGCTCCCGACCACGTCGCTCTACGTCGGCGACCTGGAGGGGTCCGTTACGGACTCGCAGCTGTACGAGCTCTTCAGCCAGGCGGGGCAGGTGGTGTCGGTGCGCGTCTGCAGGGACGTCACCTCGCGCCGCTCGCTCGGATACGCCTACGTCAACTTCAGCAACCCCATGGATG CTGCAAGAGCATTGGAAGTGCTCAACTTTGCTCTGCTTAACAGCAAGCCCATCCGGGTGATGTATTCAAACCGTGACCCAAGCAGCCGCAGGAGCGGATCTGCTAACATTTTCATCAAG AATCTTGACAAGACAATAGACAACAAAACTCTTCATGAGACCTTTTCCACATTTGGTACCATTCTCTCATGTAAGGTAGCCATGGATGAAGTGGGCCAATCCAAAGGCTTTGGTTTTGTTCAGtatgaaaaagaagaagctGCACAGGCTGCTATAAAAAGTCTTAATGGGATGCTTATCAATGATAAGCCTGTTTTTGTTGGACCTTTTCTTCGCAAGCAAGAGCGAGATCATTCTTTTGATAAGACAAAATTTAACAATGTCTTTGTGAAAAATCTGTCTGAGTCTACCACAAGGGAGGATCTGGTCAAAATTTTTGGTGAATATGGAAGTATTACAAGTGCGGTTGTGATGATTGGCATGGATGGCAAATCAAAGTGCTTTGGTTTCATCAATTTTGAGAATCCAGATGCTGCTGCCCGTGCTGTTCAGGAACTTAATGGAAAGAAGATAAATGACAAAGAATGGTATGTTGGAAGAGCTCAGAAGAAGTCAGAAAGAGAGATGGAACTAAAAAGGAGATTTGAGCAAAGCTTGAAAGATGCTGCTGACAAGTATCAAGGGCTGAACTTGTACCTCAAGAACTTGGATGATAGCATTGGAGATGATCAACTTCGTGAATTATTCTCTAACTTTGGCAAAATTACCTCGTGCAAG GTGATGTGTGACCAAAATGGTCTTAGCAAAGGCTCTGGCTTTGTTGCATTCTCAACTCGTGAGGAAGCATCTCAGGCT TTGACTGAAATGAATGGCAAAATGATATCTGGAAAGCCATTGTATGTTGCATTTGCACAGCGTAAAGAAGATAGAAAAGCAATGTTACAG GCACAATTTTCTCAGATGCGCCCTCCTGTACCAATGACGCCCACTCTGGCTCCACGCCTTCCAATGTACCCTCCTATGGCTCCTCAGCAACTCTTCTATGGACAAGCTCCGCCAGCTATGATACCCCCTCAG CCGGGATATGGTTTCCAGCAGCAGCTTGTTCCAGGCATGAGACCTGGGGGTCCCCATATGCCAAATTACTTTGTTCCAGTTGTCCAACAGGGCCAACAGGGTCCACGCCCAGGTATGAGGCGTGGAGCTGGGGCCCAGGGTCAGCAACCTGTGCCATCATTTCAGCAACAG ATGGTTCCACGAGCACGGATGTACCGTTACCCAACCGGCCGCAACATGCCTGAAGCTCCAGCAATGCCAGGTGTTGCTGGAGGTATGATTCAGCCATATGATATGGGAGGCTTCCCTGTGAGAGATGCAGCCTTATCACCTTCTGCCCAAATTGGGACTCTGACTTCTGCCCTTGCAAATGCTACTCCTGAGCAGCAAAGAACG ATACTTGGTGAAAACCTATACCCACTGGTTGAGCAACTGGAACCAAACCAAGCGGCCAAGGTCACTGGAATGCTATTGGAGATGGATCAGACTGAGGTTCTCCACCTGCTCGAGTCCCCCGAGGCTCTCAAGTCCAAGGTTGCCGAGGCGATGGATGTTCTCCGCAATGTAGCCCATCAGCagaatccaaacaccccgaCCAGTCAGCTTGCTGCGTTATCACTGACCGAAGGCATTATCTCCTAA
- the LOC117864778 gene encoding UDP-rhamnose/UDP-galactose transporter 6, with translation MGAAPGGRPVNKAAGDAAAWVFNIVTSVGIIMVNKALMATHGFGFVTILPGIHFATTALATLILKSLGYLEPSYLPLPELIKYVAFANISVVGMNASLMWNSVGFYQISKLSMVPVLCMLEVLFDSVRYSRGTKLSIMVVLGGVAICTVTDVTVNTKGLIAAAVAVCSTAFQQHYIHHLQKKYSLSAFDLLGHTAPAQAASLLLLGPFVDLWLTNNRVDTYHYNNVVTFFIALSCVIAIGTNLSQFICIGRFTAVSFQVLGHMKTILVLTLGFILFGREGLNVHVAFGMILAIVGMIWYNHASSRPGGKECRDYPEPVEEDMELGVQPSQLEPDEKN, from the exons ATGGGTGCGGCGCCAGGAGGCAGGCCGGTGAACAAGGCTGCGGGGGATGCTGCGGCGTGGGTGTTCAACATCGTCACCTCCGTCGGTATCATCATGGTTAACAAGGCCCTGATGGCTACTCACGGGTTTGGCTTTG TTACGATATTGCCTGGGATTCACTTTGCAACTACAGCTTTAGCGACATTAATACTGAAATCGTTGGGATATCTTGAACCATCTTATTTACCTCTTCCAGAGCTTATAAAGTATGTCGCTTTTGCAAATATATCAGTTGTTGGGATGAATGCGAGTTTGATGTGGAATTCTGTTGGGTTCTATCAG ATATCCAAGCTGTCTATGGTTCCAGTATTATGCATGCTGGAAGTTCTATTTGACAGTGTCCGTTACTCAAGGGGAACAAAGCTTAGCATAATGGTTGTCTTAGGAGGGGTTGCGATATGTACTGTCACTGATGTTACTGTAAATACCAAAGGATTGATAGCTGCTGCAGTAGCTGTTTGCAGCACTGCCTTTCAGCAACAT TACATCCATCACCTTCAAAAGAAGTATTCCCTCAGTGCATTCGACCTCTTGGGTCATACTGCTCCAGCCCAAGCAGCATCGTTGTTACTACTTGGGCCTTTTGTGGACCTTTGGCTGACCAATAATAGAGTTGACACTTACCATTACAACAACGTGGTGACG TTCTTCATAGCACTGTCATGCGTGATTGCGATTGGAACCAATCTGAGTCAGTTCATATGCATTGGAAGATTCACGGCCGTCTCATTTCAAGTTCTGGGCCACATGAAGACGATCCTTGTGCTCACCCTGGGTTTCATCCTCTTCGGAAGAGAAGGCCTAAATGTTCATGTCGCATTTGGTATGATCCTGGCTATTGTGGGTATGATTTGGTACAATCATGCATCTTCGAGACCTGGAGGCAAAGAGTGCCGAGATTACCCGGAGCCCGTCGAGGAAGATATGGAGCTGGGCGTTCAACCATCACAGTTGGAACCTGATGAGAAGAACTGA